Proteins from a single region of Nomascus leucogenys isolate Asia chromosome 2, Asia_NLE_v1, whole genome shotgun sequence:
- the REEP2 gene encoding receptor expression-enhancing protein 2 isoform X1 has product MEESGARQGLIIPQLRAITRPLGLSLPLAVRRLGTRAHALRPPREDVWVSESRNAQRTKCERLIFGTLYPAYSSYKAVKTKNVKEYVKWMMYWIVFAFFTTAETLTDIVLSWFPFYFELKIAFVIWLLSPYTKGSSVLYRKFVHPTLSNKEKEIDEYITQARDKSYETMMRVGKRGLNLAANAAVTAAAKGVLSEKLRSFSMQDLTLIRDEDALPLQRPDSRLRPGPGSLLDTIEDLGDDPALSLRSSTNLADSRTEASEDDMGDKAPKRAKPIKKAPKAEPLASKTLKTRPKKKTSGGGDSA; this is encoded by the exons ATGGAAGAGAGTGGAGCAAGGCAGGGCCTCATCATTCCGCAGCTCAGAGCCATCACCAGGCCCCTTGGCCTCTCCCTTCCACTCGCTGTCAGGAGACTGGGGACGAGGGCACATGCCCTTAGGCCCCCTAGGGAGGATGTCTGGGTATCGGAAAGCAGAAATGCTCAGAGGACAAAGTGTGAGAG GCTCATCTTTGGCACCCTGTACCCAGCCTATTCTTCCTACAAGGCCGTGAAGACAAAAAACGTGAAGGAATAT GTGAAATGGATGATGTACTGGATCGTCTTTGCCTTCTTCACCACGGCCGAGACGCTCACGGACATAGTGCTCTCCTG GTTCCCCTTCTACTTTGAACTGAAGATCGCCTTCGTGATATGGCTGCTGTCCCCTTACACCAAGGGCTCCAGCGTGCTCTACCGCAAGTTCGTGCACCCAACGCTGTCCAACAAGGAGAAG GAGATCGACGAGTACATCACGCAGGCCCGAGACAAGAGCTATGAGACCATGATGAGGGTGGGCAAGAGGGGCCTGAACCTTGCCGCCAACGCTGCAGTCACAGCTGCCGCCAAG GGGGTGCTGTCAGAGAAGCTCCGCAGCTTCAGCATGCAGGACCTGACCCTGATCCGGGACGAGGACGCACTGCCCCTGCAGAGGCCTGACAGCCGCCTCCGACCCGGCCCTGGCAGCCTCCTGGACACCATCGAGGACTTAG GAGATGACCCTGCCCTGAGTCTAAGGTCCAGCACAAACCTGGCAGATTCCCGGACAGAGGCCTCTGAGGATGACATGGGAGACAAAGCTCCCAAGAGGGCCAAACCCATCAAAAAAGCGCCCAAAGCTGAG CCACTGGCTTCCAAGACACTGAAGACCCGGCCCAAGAAGAAGACCTCTGGCGGGGGCGACTCAGCTTGA
- the REEP2 gene encoding receptor expression-enhancing protein 2 isoform X3: protein MVSWIISRLVVLIFGTLYPAYSSYKAVKTKNVKEYVKWMMYWIVFAFFTTAETLTDIVLSWFPFYFELKIAFVIWLLSPYTKGSSVLYRKFVHPTLSNKEKEIDEYITQARDKSYETMMRVGKRGLNLAANAAVTAAAKGVLSEKLRSFSMQDLTLIRDEDALPLQRPDSRLRPGPGSLLDTIEDLGDDPALSLRSSTNLADSRTEASEDDMGDKAPKRAKPIKKAPKAEPLASKTLKTRPKKKTSGGGDSA, encoded by the exons ATGGTGTCCTGGATCATCTCTCGCCTGGTGGT GCTCATCTTTGGCACCCTGTACCCAGCCTATTCTTCCTACAAGGCCGTGAAGACAAAAAACGTGAAGGAATAT GTGAAATGGATGATGTACTGGATCGTCTTTGCCTTCTTCACCACGGCCGAGACGCTCACGGACATAGTGCTCTCCTG GTTCCCCTTCTACTTTGAACTGAAGATCGCCTTCGTGATATGGCTGCTGTCCCCTTACACCAAGGGCTCCAGCGTGCTCTACCGCAAGTTCGTGCACCCAACGCTGTCCAACAAGGAGAAG GAGATCGACGAGTACATCACGCAGGCCCGAGACAAGAGCTATGAGACCATGATGAGGGTGGGCAAGAGGGGCCTGAACCTTGCCGCCAACGCTGCAGTCACAGCTGCCGCCAAG GGGGTGCTGTCAGAGAAGCTCCGCAGCTTCAGCATGCAGGACCTGACCCTGATCCGGGACGAGGACGCACTGCCCCTGCAGAGGCCTGACAGCCGCCTCCGACCCGGCCCTGGCAGCCTCCTGGACACCATCGAGGACTTAG GAGATGACCCTGCCCTGAGTCTAAGGTCCAGCACAAACCTGGCAGATTCCCGGACAGAGGCCTCTGAGGATGACATGGGAGACAAAGCTCCCAAGAGGGCCAAACCCATCAAAAAAGCGCCCAAAGCTGAG CCACTGGCTTCCAAGACACTGAAGACCCGGCCCAAGAAGAAGACCTCTGGCGGGGGCGACTCAGCTTGA
- the REEP2 gene encoding receptor expression-enhancing protein 2 isoform X2, which translates to MVSWIISRLVVLIFGTLYPAYSSYKAVKTKNVKEYVKWMMYWIVFAFFTTAETLTDIVLSWFPFYFELKIAFVIWLLSPYTKGSSVLYRKFVHPTLSNKEKEIDEYITQARDKSYETMMRVGKRGLNLAANAAVTAAAKGQGVLSEKLRSFSMQDLTLIRDEDALPLQRPDSRLRPGPGSLLDTIEDLGDDPALSLRSSTNLADSRTEASEDDMGDKAPKRAKPIKKAPKAEPLASKTLKTRPKKKTSGGGDSA; encoded by the exons ATGGTGTCCTGGATCATCTCTCGCCTGGTGGT GCTCATCTTTGGCACCCTGTACCCAGCCTATTCTTCCTACAAGGCCGTGAAGACAAAAAACGTGAAGGAATAT GTGAAATGGATGATGTACTGGATCGTCTTTGCCTTCTTCACCACGGCCGAGACGCTCACGGACATAGTGCTCTCCTG GTTCCCCTTCTACTTTGAACTGAAGATCGCCTTCGTGATATGGCTGCTGTCCCCTTACACCAAGGGCTCCAGCGTGCTCTACCGCAAGTTCGTGCACCCAACGCTGTCCAACAAGGAGAAG GAGATCGACGAGTACATCACGCAGGCCCGAGACAAGAGCTATGAGACCATGATGAGGGTGGGCAAGAGGGGCCTGAACCTTGCCGCCAACGCTGCAGTCACAGCTGCCGCCAAG GGCCAGGGGGTGCTGTCAGAGAAGCTCCGCAGCTTCAGCATGCAGGACCTGACCCTGATCCGGGACGAGGACGCACTGCCCCTGCAGAGGCCTGACAGCCGCCTCCGACCCGGCCCTGGCAGCCTCCTGGACACCATCGAGGACTTAG GAGATGACCCTGCCCTGAGTCTAAGGTCCAGCACAAACCTGGCAGATTCCCGGACAGAGGCCTCTGAGGATGACATGGGAGACAAAGCTCCCAAGAGGGCCAAACCCATCAAAAAAGCGCCCAAAGCTGAG CCACTGGCTTCCAAGACACTGAAGACCCGGCCCAAGAAGAAGACCTCTGGCGGGGGCGACTCAGCTTGA